From one Flavobacterium sp. N502536 genomic stretch:
- a CDS encoding addiction module protein, with product MEIKNLSKYSNAEKIVLAEQLWDSVSKKDLEISEEVEKELDIRIQNLEEGKTELYSWEEVKAHLKSIR from the coding sequence ATGGAAATCAAAAATTTATCTAAATATAGTAATGCTGAAAAGATAGTTTTGGCAGAACAATTATGGGATAGTGTTTCTAAAAAAGATCTGGAAATTTCTGAAGAGGTTGAAAAGGAATTAGACATTCGTATACAAAACTTAGAAGAGGGGAAAACAGAACTGTACTCATGGGAAGAAGTTAAAGCTCATTTGAAATCTATAAGATAA